A stretch of Halocalculus aciditolerans DNA encodes these proteins:
- a CDS encoding tyrosine-type recombinase/integrase, with protein sequence MVGIDDFQDFEGRLRREIDKIDQYQPEDQPAVRRFIAAKDGRIETSTLAEYLSELRLASSVATKPISEFDKFDLDDFTFQIRHDPDLGHGGGGVADSTARNRQKVIRIFLKTIRDGGEGTDWLDDYEPIRVSGSTVSEEDILTSEDIKALRDGANNLRDVALIEFLADTGMRISLAASLRVRDVDLEGDAATFRPNPNASGLKGADIKDYPLIDSPAVLRTYLQSTHPRPDDSDVAFFHKIPGHGYRPTEDDDGAPGPTTINEQLTRAAELGGVDKPVNPHNFRHSAITRMSREGYTRSQIEHRVCWTIDSSMWSNYEHISSAQHNDDIFAAAGIIESDDGPDSERHPCGNCKETLAPHHEYCPRCGQPATPETRNLQQEAVGDVTADIPTLEDEAAQDLAVRVAQELNIDARHIQQSPSSSE encoded by the coding sequence ATGGTCGGCATCGACGACTTTCAGGACTTCGAGGGGAGGCTCAGACGCGAGATCGATAAGATCGACCAGTACCAACCGGAGGACCAACCCGCCGTCCGCCGGTTCATCGCCGCGAAGGACGGTCGCATCGAGACGTCGACGCTCGCCGAGTACCTCTCCGAGCTCCGCCTCGCGAGTAGCGTCGCGACGAAGCCCATCAGTGAGTTCGACAAGTTCGACCTCGACGACTTCACGTTCCAGATTCGCCACGACCCAGACCTCGGGCATGGTGGCGGCGGTGTCGCGGACTCGACGGCGCGGAACCGCCAGAAGGTCATCCGCATCTTCCTCAAGACGATTCGAGACGGGGGCGAAGGCACTGACTGGCTGGACGACTACGAGCCGATCCGGGTCAGTGGCTCGACCGTCTCCGAGGAGGATATCCTCACGTCCGAGGACATCAAGGCACTCCGCGACGGCGCGAACAACCTCCGGGACGTCGCGCTCATCGAGTTCCTCGCTGACACCGGGATGCGGATCTCTCTGGCGGCGAGCCTCCGCGTACGCGACGTCGATCTGGAGGGAGACGCGGCGACCTTCCGACCGAACCCGAACGCGAGCGGGCTGAAGGGAGCCGACATCAAGGACTACCCCCTGATCGACTCGCCGGCCGTCCTCCGGACGTACCTGCAGTCGACGCATCCGCGCCCCGATGACTCGGACGTCGCGTTCTTCCACAAGATTCCCGGGCATGGCTACCGGCCGACTGAGGACGACGACGGCGCTCCGGGGCCGACGACGATCAACGAGCAGCTCACGCGAGCCGCCGAACTCGGCGGCGTCGACAAGCCCGTCAACCCCCACAACTTCCGGCACTCCGCTATCACGCGGATGAGCCGGGAGGGGTACACGCGCAGTCAGATCGAGCATCGCGTCTGCTGGACCATCGACTCCTCGATGTGGAGTAACTACGAGCATATCTCCAGCGCCCAGCATAACGACGACATCTTCGCCGCGGCCGGCATCATCGAGTCCGACGACGGCCCCGACTCCGAGCGGCATCCGTGCGGGAATTGTAAGGAGACGCTCGCTCCCCACCACGAGTACTGTCCGCGGTGTGGGCAGCCGGCGACTCCCGAGACGCGGAACCTCCAGCAGGAGGCTGTCGGAGACGTCACGGCGGACATCCCGACGCTCGAAGACGAGGCCGCGCAGGACCTCGCGGTTCGCGTCGCCCAGGAGCTGAATATCGACGCGCGCCATATTCAGCAGTCCCCCTCGTCGAGTGAGTAG